A window from Rhodothermus bifroesti encodes these proteins:
- a CDS encoding TonB-dependent receptor → MKRVLRLQGLLLLGSLFWGAVAWAQTGKISGRVVDASSGEPLPGVNVVIEGTTLGATTDIDGYYNIINVRPGTYTLRASFVGYTPQVVENVEVNVGLTTEINFALQEVAIGLQEVVVQATRPIVQPDISASIVNISASVIQALPVATDVAQVIGLQPGFEPGLVVRGYGGNQIAFLLDGMNLADPRTNAPFTGVSFTAVEEVQAQTGGFTAEYGNVRSGLINVVMKEPARNRYTVDLIARYAPPQPKNFGGTPNDPESYWVRPYFDPSVAFVGTRAAWDEWTQRQYPEFAGWNAAANAYNTAHGTNVTPQQLQKAFEWYMRKDNKIHEPDYQLDGTITGPVPGIGSYLGNLRFLASYRQTQSAFVIPQRRKAYQDYTAQGKLVSDIFAGGRLEILGMRSQRKGLQPVLSDAPTAAIVDGSTPTFPWDGRGDLQNMAIGSVGDHVTRAGLYGDWVFAQMDITYTLGGLKFTHAFSPQTYYEVQLQRTQTEYKTGHIPPRDPNPVVCVTPGNPEIRDINDPACQDANAIRLTSAPFGYEYRGMDDGIGPGLRLGGHGGTPYDTSKVGRWLFSAALTSQVNRFLQVKGGVEFNLSDYKMNYGENDPFFVHHPNPKYRWHRKPQQGAAFLQSKLEFKGLIANLGLRLDYFNPSGKWYVYQLYDRAFTPVIGADRIAEVLPQEPVDKQLTLSPRLGISFPVSENSKLYFNYGHFRQMPDPVPLFEVEKISSGAVSRIGNPNLPLQKTVAYELGFEQNLYNMFLLRLAGYYRDVSLQARNINFQSIDGEVNYWVARPWNYGDVRGFEISLSKNRGRWVQGFVNYTYMARKTGNFGYTNNFENPVRQQQYLLTTTDHYQSRPIPEPFARFNVDILTPSDFGPNYGGLRPLAEWRLSILGEWRAGQVLTWTGNSLLEAGSPVRGIEHNVRWKDYYNVDLRLSKTIDSRIGEVQFFMDVTNVFNIRHLNRWSGFVNATDLLQYLQSLHLPKKTFEGLESGPPYPLIPGNDRPGDYRKPGVEFVPIIVCTGECAPAASNPGRALYYRDGEYFQYKNNGFVLADRKFVDRVLKDKAYIDMPNADFFTFFNPRRVFFGIRVSF, encoded by the coding sequence ATGAAGCGGGTATTGCGACTACAGGGTTTGCTGCTGCTTGGTTCCCTCTTTTGGGGAGCAGTGGCATGGGCCCAAACGGGCAAAATTTCTGGTCGGGTGGTAGATGCCAGCAGTGGTGAGCCGCTTCCAGGGGTAAACGTGGTTATCGAAGGGACCACGCTGGGGGCCACCACCGACATTGATGGGTACTACAACATTATCAATGTTCGTCCCGGTACGTACACCCTACGCGCTTCGTTTGTGGGCTATACGCCCCAGGTTGTAGAGAATGTGGAAGTTAACGTGGGGTTGACGACGGAGATCAACTTTGCCCTGCAAGAAGTAGCGATTGGCTTGCAAGAAGTGGTGGTGCAGGCTACGCGGCCTATCGTGCAGCCCGACATCTCGGCCAGCATTGTCAACATTAGCGCTTCGGTGATTCAAGCGCTGCCGGTAGCAACCGATGTGGCGCAAGTGATTGGCCTGCAGCCGGGCTTTGAGCCAGGGCTAGTAGTGCGTGGCTATGGTGGAAACCAGATTGCATTTTTGCTTGATGGTATGAACCTGGCCGACCCGCGCACCAATGCGCCGTTTACGGGCGTCAGCTTTACTGCGGTTGAAGAAGTGCAAGCGCAAACGGGAGGGTTTACAGCTGAGTACGGGAACGTGCGTTCGGGTCTGATCAACGTGGTTATGAAAGAGCCTGCGCGGAATCGGTATACGGTTGACCTGATTGCGCGCTATGCGCCACCCCAGCCGAAGAACTTTGGCGGAACCCCCAACGACCCAGAGTCTTATTGGGTGCGCCCCTACTTTGATCCCAGTGTGGCGTTTGTGGGAACGAGGGCAGCGTGGGATGAGTGGACGCAGCGACAGTATCCAGAGTTTGCGGGGTGGAATGCAGCAGCCAATGCCTATAACACTGCGCATGGTACCAATGTGACGCCGCAGCAGTTGCAGAAGGCGTTCGAGTGGTACATGCGCAAAGACAATAAAATCCACGAGCCAGATTATCAGCTCGATGGTACGATTACAGGCCCTGTGCCTGGTATTGGGTCCTATTTAGGCAATTTGCGCTTTTTGGCTTCTTATCGCCAAACGCAAAGCGCCTTTGTGATCCCACAACGTCGCAAGGCTTATCAGGACTATACCGCCCAAGGGAAGCTGGTTTCAGACATTTTTGCAGGAGGCCGGCTGGAAATCCTGGGCATGCGTTCGCAGCGTAAAGGGCTGCAGCCGGTGCTGAGCGATGCCCCGACGGCAGCCATTGTCGATGGCTCGACGCCTACGTTCCCGTGGGATGGTCGGGGAGATTTGCAAAATATGGCCATTGGTTCTGTAGGGGATCACGTCACACGTGCCGGTCTTTACGGAGACTGGGTCTTTGCGCAGATGGACATCACCTATACGCTGGGTGGCCTGAAGTTTACCCATGCCTTCTCACCGCAGACCTACTATGAGGTGCAGCTGCAGCGGACGCAGACCGAGTACAAGACAGGTCATATTCCGCCTCGAGATCCGAACCCGGTGGTTTGCGTAACGCCTGGTAATCCAGAGATTCGGGATATCAACGATCCAGCCTGTCAGGATGCCAACGCAATTAGACTGACCTCGGCGCCGTTTGGCTATGAGTATCGCGGTATGGATGACGGCATTGGGCCTGGATTGCGGCTTGGGGGCCACGGGGGTACGCCTTATGACACCTCTAAAGTAGGTCGCTGGCTGTTCTCTGCGGCACTGACAAGCCAGGTGAACCGCTTCTTGCAGGTTAAGGGTGGGGTAGAGTTTAACTTGAGTGATTACAAGATGAATTATGGGGAAAATGACCCCTTCTTTGTACACCACCCCAACCCAAAATACCGTTGGCATCGGAAGCCGCAGCAAGGGGCAGCTTTCCTGCAGAGCAAGTTGGAGTTCAAAGGATTGATCGCCAACCTGGGCCTGCGGCTCGACTACTTTAACCCAAGCGGCAAGTGGTATGTCTATCAGCTTTATGACCGAGCCTTTACGCCAGTCATTGGGGCAGACCGCATTGCCGAAGTGCTCCCGCAAGAACCCGTAGACAAGCAGCTTACGCTAAGTCCACGCCTGGGTATTTCCTTCCCGGTCTCGGAAAACAGCAAGCTGTATTTCAACTACGGTCACTTCCGGCAAATGCCAGACCCTGTGCCCCTGTTTGAGGTCGAAAAGATCTCCAGTGGGGCTGTATCCCGTATTGGCAACCCCAATTTGCCGCTCCAGAAGACCGTTGCCTACGAGCTGGGCTTTGAGCAGAACCTTTACAATATGTTCCTGCTGCGTCTGGCCGGTTATTACCGAGATGTATCGCTGCAGGCGCGCAATATCAACTTCCAAAGCATCGATGGCGAGGTCAACTATTGGGTAGCCCGTCCGTGGAATTACGGGGATGTGCGTGGCTTTGAGATCTCGCTCTCGAAAAACCGTGGACGGTGGGTGCAGGGTTTTGTGAACTATACCTACATGGCCCGCAAAACGGGTAACTTTGGTTACACAAACAACTTCGAAAACCCCGTTCGCCAACAGCAGTACCTGCTGACCACTACAGACCACTATCAGAGCCGGCCAATTCCGGAGCCTTTTGCCCGGTTTAATGTCGACATCCTGACGCCGTCGGACTTTGGGCCAAATTATGGCGGCCTGCGGCCATTGGCTGAGTGGCGGCTCAGCATTCTAGGCGAATGGCGTGCGGGACAAGTGCTCACCTGGACCGGCAACAGCCTGCTTGAGGCCGGTAGCCCGGTGCGCGGGATTGAGCACAACGTGCGTTGGAAAGATTACTACAACGTTGACCTACGCCTAAGTAAGACCATCGACAGCCGGATAGGTGAGGTCCAATTTTTCATGGACGTAACCAACGTCTTCAATATCCGGCATCTAAATCGCTGGAGTGGTTTTGTGAACGCGACCGATCTGCTGCAGTACTTGCAGTCGCTCCATCTGCCCAAAAAGACCTTCGAGGGCCTTGAGAGCGGTCCGCCCTATCCGCTGATCCCGGGCAACGACCGGCCAGGGGACTATCGGAAGCCAGGCGTAGAGTTCGTGCCTATTATCGTATGCACGGGAGAATGCGCGCCGGCGGCTAGCAACCCAGGCCGAGCCCTGTACTACAGGGATGGGGAGTATTTCCAATACAAAAACAATGGGTTCGTCCTAGCGGACCGCAAGTTTGTTGACCGGGTGCTGAAGGATAAGGCCTACATCGACATGCCAAACGCGGACTTCTTCACCTTCTTCAATCCGCGGCGCGTGTTCTTCGGTATTCGGGTCTCGTTCTAA
- a CDS encoding tetratricopeptide repeat protein → MLRIRLWIGLSLLIFTGCRPTAPEAYRPPSERVLTAAQAARLHQAWQAYAQGAYQHAMQLADSLLQEGAEIAEVYLLKGRIYLDINAFEEALTHLEKARALDAYLRGIDFQIGHAAFLQGFYRRALAYYLKELALIEQSPTEVQRYYAETDRIAKVAIYRQAGRACFLLDSLQAARQFYHRALELDSLDSESYRWLAELEEQEGNLQTALQLAEKALALNPKELENLYTFARLLLRTGHTEDAVHFLQLVLERHPLHRGANYNLGRALMLRGETRAGEFYLARAQRIQQLTGKIDQARLAAYQTGDVRHWKELATLLIEAGRYVEARRALDVVLFLEPHNLALENDRANLALLLGDTLDALARYQQLLRRDPTLADVWLNLGVVYAQQKQYEAARKAWQQALRYRPDDDTLRQYLQLLDRRMHSEGS, encoded by the coding sequence GTGTTGCGCATACGTCTTTGGATTGGCTTAAGTCTACTGATCTTTACCGGCTGCCGGCCAACAGCGCCGGAGGCTTACCGTCCGCCCTCGGAACGCGTGCTGACCGCAGCACAGGCAGCACGGCTGCATCAGGCCTGGCAAGCTTATGCTCAAGGGGCCTACCAACATGCCATGCAGCTTGCCGATAGCTTGCTGCAAGAAGGTGCTGAAATCGCGGAGGTTTATTTACTCAAAGGCCGCATTTACCTGGACATCAATGCATTTGAAGAAGCCTTAACCCACCTCGAAAAAGCCCGGGCTTTAGATGCTTACCTGCGGGGAATCGATTTCCAAATCGGACACGCGGCGTTTCTTCAAGGGTTCTATCGCCGCGCACTCGCTTACTACTTAAAAGAGCTCGCTTTGATTGAACAGTCCCCTACAGAAGTGCAGCGTTACTACGCCGAAACAGACCGCATCGCTAAGGTAGCCATTTATCGACAAGCTGGACGTGCCTGTTTTTTGCTCGATAGCTTGCAGGCAGCCCGCCAGTTCTATCACCGCGCCTTGGAACTGGATTCCCTAGACAGCGAAAGTTACCGATGGCTGGCTGAACTAGAAGAACAAGAAGGGAACCTTCAAACCGCGTTGCAGCTTGCCGAAAAAGCACTCGCCCTGAATCCTAAAGAGCTGGAAAACCTGTATACCTTCGCTCGTTTGCTGCTGCGCACGGGACACACCGAAGACGCAGTGCATTTTTTGCAGCTGGTTTTGGAACGCCACCCCTTGCACCGGGGCGCAAACTACAACTTGGGCCGCGCCTTGATGTTACGAGGAGAGACGCGTGCAGGGGAATTCTACCTGGCGCGAGCCCAGCGGATTCAACAGCTCACAGGGAAGATCGATCAAGCCCGATTAGCAGCCTATCAGACCGGAGACGTACGCCACTGGAAAGAGCTAGCCACTTTGTTGATTGAAGCTGGAAGATACGTAGAGGCCCGTCGTGCTTTGGATGTTGTGCTGTTTTTGGAGCCGCATAACCTGGCTCTCGAAAATGACCGTGCAAATTTAGCCCTCCTGCTGGGCGACACGCTAGATGCCCTTGCGCGCTATCAGCAGCTTCTACGTCGCGACCCTACGCTTGCTGATGTTTGGCTCAATCTAGGCGTTGTCTATGCCCAGCAGAAACAGTACGAAGCAGCCCGCAAGGCCTGGCAACAAGCCTTGCGCTACCGTCCCGATGATGATACCTTACGGCAGTATCTGCAGCTGCTGGACCGTCGTATGCACTCGGAAGGGTCTTAA
- a CDS encoding PorV/PorQ family protein, whose amino-acid sequence MKRSYIGTSLLLLGWLVFPALLYAQGTGTGTELETKKLAQTGFKFLSVSVDPRAAAMADALTARDNASSLALFYNPASMAYFDRTFHFAAGQTRWINSTDYNFASLAYRPMGGQFGVIGLSVVAVSYPEVLRTIFANNEQGYLDQGTYSPSALAIGLGYARAITDRFAVGGHAKFARQNLGEAQVTQGGRMESYAKSTIAVDFGVLYRTALQSLTFAMSVRNFSRELTYVEESFELPLAFQIGATYNLMDLLAPANSTHTLWLSVDAVRPRDYPEQIKVGMEYGFMDLLFLRAGYITPTDEQGINVGAGLRLGSESFRIGVDYAYTSFGIFDNVHRLGLQLAF is encoded by the coding sequence ATGAAACGCAGCTATATCGGGACCAGCCTCTTGCTATTGGGCTGGCTGGTTTTCCCGGCCTTACTCTACGCTCAGGGTACAGGAACGGGGACCGAGCTGGAAACCAAAAAGCTGGCCCAAACCGGGTTTAAGTTCCTTAGCGTATCCGTAGACCCCAGGGCAGCCGCAATGGCCGATGCCCTCACGGCCCGCGATAACGCTTCATCACTGGCCCTTTTCTATAACCCGGCCAGCATGGCTTACTTCGATCGCACGTTCCACTTTGCAGCTGGACAAACGCGCTGGATTAACAGCACCGACTATAATTTCGCCAGCCTGGCCTATCGCCCCATGGGCGGCCAGTTTGGCGTGATCGGGCTCAGCGTGGTAGCCGTAAGCTATCCGGAGGTGCTCCGGACTATCTTCGCTAACAACGAACAGGGCTACCTGGACCAGGGCACGTATAGCCCCAGCGCATTAGCGATCGGATTGGGCTATGCGCGTGCGATCACCGACCGCTTTGCCGTTGGCGGACATGCAAAGTTTGCCCGCCAAAACCTGGGTGAGGCCCAAGTTACCCAAGGCGGTCGCATGGAAAGCTACGCGAAGTCGACGATCGCTGTAGACTTTGGCGTGCTCTACCGGACAGCGCTGCAAAGCCTAACCTTTGCGATGAGCGTGCGAAACTTCTCGCGCGAGCTAACCTATGTGGAGGAAAGCTTTGAGCTGCCACTGGCCTTCCAAATTGGGGCTACCTATAACCTCATGGATCTGCTCGCGCCGGCCAACAGCACGCATACGCTTTGGCTTAGCGTCGATGCTGTCCGGCCCCGCGACTACCCTGAGCAAATTAAGGTAGGCATGGAATATGGTTTCATGGACCTGCTATTCTTGCGGGCCGGCTACATCACACCTACCGATGAACAAGGGATCAACGTGGGTGCCGGTTTGCGCTTAGGGTCAGAAAGCTTTCGCATTGGGGTCGATTATGCCTACACCTCGTTTGGCATCTTCGACAACGTCCATCGACTAGGCTTACAGCTGGCCTTCTAA
- a CDS encoding tetratricopeptide repeat protein codes for MSRRKRLFYLPDKQRRWVSVLLGGFLVMLLNSLVLILFDRSSALVYMSNVLLHVGLGLLLSVPFVIFLAAHLRTMPIRWNLRATAAGGFTALSITLLLGSGILLFFGGSTVAQGWVLTLHVVTAATSVLGFALHVSLKRGQRYRFLLLEGLSQRAQLLRHPLALTLGAGLVVSVAFFAVPWLKRPQPVYVQTGEDNPLRSSQALLAHEGFLKEAALSGSKTCGQAGCHPDIYAQWEASAHRFASFNNPYYRRSIEYMLERRPVEAARWCASCHDPVVLFSGRFGHRMPLDTTHWTAHEGLTCLACHAITGLRDLRGNGRYVIAEPDEYPFARSTTALGQWLHRQLILARPEPHRQAMLRPVHRTEQFCSACHKVGLPPDVNYYRWIRGQNEYDAWQMSGVSGNTVRSFYLPSRPRTCIDCHMPLVPSNDQGNDGGFVRSHRFLAANTALPFLKGHDEQLHATQAFLQDSIATVDLFLVRVNGRTYGPNQPMPVLQPGDQVELTVVVRNRKVGHALPGGTNDSNELWLEVVGRNSQGHVVLASGLLDAEGRVDSTAHFFGAVFVDRAGQEANKRNPHDFRTPVYVNVIGPGTARTVHYRFTIPQAQPVTELAVAFNHRKFKWYFHNWTFRGQVAPGEADSLATPEVDYRRWILAEDRQAPALPITTIATARRVAGKPPESNTPLWERWNDYGIGLFLEGNNRRALEAFEQVSLLAPESPEGPINLARVLIAEGQLDRAAEALAEAERRRPGYLKTAYFRGQIHQRRGEYDQALAEWMKVQEHYPLDRILLQEIGRVHYLSGRYEEALRWFDRILAIDPEDLGGLYNRMLALGALGRTEEFLAAKARYEYHKVDEEASAWSTPYKHRHPMVNREAQAIHEHELHPVLPQPQLTRQPAVAWQSPASK; via the coding sequence ATGTCTCGTCGTAAACGTCTGTTTTATCTCCCCGATAAGCAGCGCCGTTGGGTGAGCGTTTTGCTTGGCGGCTTTCTGGTGATGCTTCTCAACAGCCTTGTGCTGATTCTTTTCGATCGCTCCAGCGCGCTGGTTTATATGAGTAACGTGCTCTTGCACGTAGGCCTGGGGCTGTTGCTTAGTGTGCCTTTTGTGATTTTCCTTGCGGCCCACCTGCGTACCATGCCGATCCGCTGGAACCTACGGGCTACGGCGGCGGGGGGCTTTACGGCGCTGTCGATAACCTTGCTTTTAGGCAGTGGTATTTTACTCTTTTTTGGGGGCTCTACCGTGGCCCAGGGCTGGGTGCTGACGCTGCATGTCGTCACCGCAGCCACTTCGGTGTTGGGTTTTGCCCTACATGTTTCCCTCAAACGAGGACAGCGTTACCGCTTTTTGCTCCTAGAAGGCCTGTCCCAGCGAGCCCAACTTTTGCGGCATCCACTCGCGCTTACTTTAGGCGCCGGTCTGGTGGTTTCGGTGGCTTTTTTCGCTGTACCCTGGCTTAAGCGTCCGCAACCAGTATATGTACAAACTGGCGAAGACAATCCGCTGCGGTCTTCCCAAGCGCTGCTAGCACACGAAGGCTTTTTAAAAGAAGCCGCGCTTTCGGGCTCAAAAACCTGCGGTCAAGCAGGTTGCCATCCCGACATTTACGCCCAGTGGGAAGCTTCAGCACATCGTTTTGCATCGTTCAATAACCCTTACTACCGCCGTTCCATCGAATACATGCTCGAGCGGCGGCCGGTAGAGGCTGCCCGTTGGTGCGCCTCTTGCCACGATCCGGTAGTACTTTTTTCGGGCCGTTTCGGCCACCGTATGCCCCTGGATACCACGCACTGGACAGCCCATGAGGGCCTTACCTGCCTCGCTTGCCACGCGATCACGGGTTTACGCGATTTGCGTGGCAACGGGCGTTATGTGATTGCTGAACCCGATGAATATCCGTTTGCTCGCAGCACTACGGCTCTAGGTCAATGGCTACACCGCCAGCTTATTTTGGCTCGCCCTGAGCCACACCGGCAAGCTATGCTGCGACCGGTACACCGTACGGAGCAGTTCTGCAGCGCCTGCCATAAGGTAGGCTTGCCGCCCGACGTGAATTACTACCGCTGGATTCGGGGACAAAATGAATACGATGCCTGGCAGATGAGTGGCGTTTCGGGCAATACCGTGCGCTCGTTCTACCTGCCGTCCCGGCCGCGCACGTGCATCGATTGTCACATGCCACTGGTGCCCTCCAATGACCAAGGCAACGATGGCGGATTTGTCCGCAGCCATCGTTTCCTTGCGGCCAACACTGCGCTTCCATTTCTTAAAGGGCATGATGAGCAACTGCATGCAACGCAGGCTTTTTTGCAAGACTCGATCGCAACCGTCGACCTGTTTCTCGTACGCGTCAACGGTCGCACCTATGGCCCCAATCAACCCATGCCTGTGCTGCAGCCCGGCGATCAGGTGGAACTGACGGTGGTCGTGCGCAACCGCAAAGTCGGCCATGCCCTCCCTGGAGGGACCAACGATTCCAATGAGCTTTGGCTAGAAGTGGTTGGACGCAATAGCCAGGGACACGTGGTACTGGCCTCTGGTTTGCTCGATGCTGAAGGCCGTGTTGATTCAACAGCCCACTTTTTCGGTGCTGTTTTTGTCGATCGCGCCGGTCAAGAGGCCAACAAACGCAACCCACATGACTTTCGCACGCCCGTTTACGTGAACGTTATCGGTCCTGGCACCGCCCGCACGGTTCACTATCGCTTTACCATACCCCAAGCGCAGCCGGTTACCGAGTTGGCCGTGGCCTTCAACCACCGCAAATTCAAATGGTACTTCCATAACTGGACGTTTCGGGGACAGGTAGCTCCTGGAGAAGCGGATTCGCTGGCTACACCTGAGGTCGACTACCGCCGCTGGATCTTGGCCGAAGATCGGCAAGCGCCGGCACTACCTATTACAACAATCGCTACAGCCCGACGCGTGGCCGGCAAACCCCCCGAAAGCAACACCCCGCTCTGGGAGCGCTGGAATGATTATGGCATCGGTCTTTTCCTTGAAGGCAACAACCGTCGTGCCTTGGAAGCCTTTGAGCAGGTAAGCTTGCTGGCTCCAGAAAGCCCCGAAGGACCGATCAACCTAGCACGCGTCCTGATTGCCGAAGGGCAATTGGACCGTGCAGCAGAAGCTTTGGCTGAAGCAGAGCGCCGACGTCCAGGATACCTTAAAACAGCCTACTTCCGCGGGCAAATCCATCAGCGCCGTGGTGAATACGACCAGGCCCTGGCCGAATGGATGAAGGTCCAAGAACACTATCCTTTGGACCGTATCCTTTTGCAAGAAATTGGACGTGTGCATTACCTCTCGGGGCGCTATGAGGAAGCGTTGCGCTGGTTCGACCGTATTTTAGCTATCGATCCCGAAGACTTAGGTGGCCTCTATAACCGCATGTTGGCTCTAGGTGCGCTGGGTCGCACCGAAGAATTCCTTGCGGCCAAGGCGCGTTATGAGTATCATAAGGTGGACGAGGAGGCCTCAGCCTGGAGTACCCCCTACAAACACCGTCATCCCATGGTCAACCGTGAGGCTCAGGCCATCCATGAGCATGAGCTGCACCCCGTGCTGCCTCAGCCGCAACTAACCCGACAACCTGCTGTAGCTTGGCAATCTCCTGCTTCAAAATAA
- a CDS encoding CRTAC1 family protein, whose translation MRIDNMWKASFLGILLLLTSACERAEQVQRPLDAAPTSTVQIAFTDVTETAGLGAFRHETGAFGQKWFPESMGSGCGFIDYNNDGWLDIVLVGGGVWPGRSAKDWVRPLWLYRNNGDGTFTDVTDEAGLGNLTAYALGITAADYDNDGYEDLYVTTLWKNILLRNNGNGTFTDVTQKAGVAGDSVWSSSAIFFDADGDGDLDLFVGNYVYWTPETDLWCSLDEKTKGYCTPEAYTGIPPYFFRNNGNGTFTDESQKAGFAPAPGKTLGVAETDYNHDGCPDLYVANDTQPDQLYRNNCDGTFTDIGLISGVAYDENGKARAGMGNDAGVVDTTGQVTFFVGNFSKEMIGVYRYIGNDLFIDRAAVSKIGRASLQTLTFGLFLFDVERDGDLDLFAANGHVQDEIERVQDGITYAQPPHLFLNDGYGFFEDVAPKAGGVLAQPIVARGACYGDFNRDGLVDILVTENSGRAHLWRNETKGAGHYLRVQLVGTKSHPQGISSQVVVRLGQRRLEQRVRTGGSYLSVSEKTLTFGLGTARRVDAVEVRWASGLQETFGPFDADQEVRLVEGTGRPATTLAQAGQ comes from the coding sequence ATGCGTATAGACAACATGTGGAAAGCCTCCTTTTTAGGCATCCTGTTGCTTTTGACCAGTGCGTGTGAACGCGCCGAGCAGGTGCAGCGGCCACTCGATGCAGCGCCCACCTCAACCGTGCAGATTGCCTTTACCGATGTGACCGAAACAGCTGGCTTGGGGGCTTTCCGGCATGAAACAGGCGCTTTTGGACAAAAGTGGTTCCCTGAGTCGATGGGCTCGGGATGCGGCTTTATCGATTATAACAACGACGGGTGGCTCGACATCGTCCTGGTTGGAGGTGGGGTGTGGCCCGGTCGCAGTGCAAAAGATTGGGTACGACCCCTCTGGCTCTACCGCAACAACGGTGACGGCACCTTTACCGACGTTACCGACGAAGCCGGTCTAGGAAACCTTACGGCTTATGCCCTGGGCATCACCGCAGCCGACTACGATAACGACGGCTATGAAGACCTCTACGTAACCACCCTTTGGAAAAACATTCTTCTCCGCAACAACGGCAATGGGACGTTTACCGACGTAACCCAAAAAGCAGGCGTGGCAGGCGACTCGGTGTGGAGTAGCTCAGCGATTTTCTTTGATGCCGACGGCGACGGCGACCTGGACCTGTTTGTCGGCAATTATGTCTACTGGACGCCTGAAACCGACCTCTGGTGCTCGCTTGATGAAAAAACCAAAGGGTACTGCACCCCTGAGGCCTACACCGGAATTCCACCGTATTTCTTCCGTAACAACGGCAACGGCACCTTTACCGACGAAAGCCAAAAGGCAGGCTTTGCACCCGCACCGGGGAAAACGCTAGGCGTGGCCGAAACAGATTATAACCACGACGGCTGCCCTGACCTCTATGTGGCCAACGACACGCAACCAGACCAGCTCTACCGCAACAACTGCGATGGGACGTTTACCGACATTGGCCTCATTAGTGGGGTAGCTTACGATGAAAACGGCAAAGCCCGCGCCGGCATGGGTAACGATGCGGGCGTGGTCGATACCACCGGACAGGTCACGTTCTTTGTAGGTAATTTCTCCAAAGAGATGATCGGTGTCTACCGCTACATCGGCAACGACTTATTTATCGACCGGGCAGCTGTCTCAAAAATCGGCCGTGCGAGCCTGCAGACGTTGACGTTTGGGTTGTTCTTGTTTGACGTAGAACGGGACGGTGATCTGGATTTGTTTGCGGCTAATGGACACGTGCAAGATGAAATCGAGCGCGTTCAGGATGGCATTACCTATGCCCAACCACCTCACCTGTTTCTGAACGACGGCTACGGCTTTTTTGAAGACGTGGCCCCTAAGGCTGGGGGCGTGTTGGCACAACCTATCGTGGCCCGAGGCGCCTGCTATGGTGACTTTAACCGGGATGGTTTGGTTGATATTTTGGTCACCGAAAACAGTGGTCGGGCGCACCTGTGGCGCAACGAAACCAAAGGTGCTGGCCATTACCTGCGCGTGCAGCTGGTCGGGACCAAGAGCCATCCCCAGGGAATCAGTAGCCAAGTGGTGGTGCGCCTAGGCCAGCGTCGCTTAGAGCAGCGGGTGCGAACAGGGGGAAGCTATTTGTCCGTTTCTGAAAAAACCCTCACCTTTGGCCTTGGCACTGCGCGACGCGTCGATGCCGTTGAAGTCCGCTGGGCTTCAGGACTTCAGGAGACCTTTGGGCCGTTTGACGCCGACCAGGAAGTGCGTCTGGTCGAAGGTACCGGACGTCCTGCAACAACGTTGGCACAGGCAGGACAGTGA